In a single window of the Drosophila miranda strain MSH22 chromosome XL, D.miranda_PacBio2.1, whole genome shotgun sequence genome:
- the LOC108156386 gene encoding uncharacterized protein LOC108156386, with translation MNITGLLSSYYDLSGEQENQINEFVARALLYVVHHHILSVTPSLVLILCCRSEHTCNFYNEMMSTLFRNWGLAPLQIVKVEQGVPWRPVAGRRHFNVIFTDSFAAFSEIRMEYYAREYNYNEHYFIFLQARDHLLQEEMRQIFEYCWRYHLIHCSVQVQKSNGDVLIYSYYPFSERSCSDMSPRLINRYNGSALLEPEIFPRKLRNLFGCPLRCALWNVPPFVEVHVSESSGASVSGGYEGRLLLALAERMNFSIAVRQLQAKSVRDEALELLRRHEADLTLGGIRQTVDRSLLATSTHNYHQSREVFGILDSSFELSSLDILFYPYRLQIWLAIVGVLALSALLQLAIERLLRETRPESRLWLNLELIFVGMPLLRAPHSHTGRLYCLMLMLYTLIIRTVYQGLLYHLIRTHQLNRWPQSIDALVQQNYTVVLTPLVHDVLSEIPSVQHMTFRILTDVEETVPLDYLAANPQEPRLVSASALEMYIHFNHLRAERAQRMSQRLGQPVEADHFEIIAEDIVSLQMTMYLSKHSFLIDHLNEEILWMRSVGLVSVWARWELVESYLRNEQGFKELGLVELYAMFLLVVVGHVLSLLIFLLELLSQRLVSLQRLFL, from the exons ATGAACATAACCGGGCTGCTCAGCTCGTACTACGATCTGTCCGGCGAGCAGGAGAACCAAATCAACGAATTTGTGGCCCGAGCCCTGCTGTACGTTGTCCACCATCATATACTCAGTGTGACGCCCTCCCTGGTGCTGATCCTGTGCTGCCGGAGCGAGCACACCTGCAACTTTTACAACGAAATGATGAGCACCCTCTTCCGCAACTGGGGCCTGGCACCGCTCCAGATTGTCAAGGTGGAGCAGGGGGTGCCCTGGCGTCCTGTTGCGGGGCGCAGGCACTTCAATGTGATATTCACGGACTCGTTTGCGGCCTTCTCGGAAATCCGGATGGAGTACTATGCCCGCGAGTACAACTACAATGAGCACTACTTCATCTTCCTGCAGGCCCGTGACCATCTGCTGCAGGAGGAGATGCGCCAGATCTTTGAGTACTGCTGGCGCTACCACCTCATTCACTGCAGCGTCCAGGTGCAGAAGTCCAATGGGGATGTGCTCATATACAGCTACTATCCGTTCAGTGAGCGCAGCTGCTCGGATATGTCGCCGCGGCTCATCAATCGCTACAATGGCAGCGCTCTCCTCGAGCCGGAGATCTTTCCGCGCAAGCTACGGAATCTGTTTGGCTGCCCCCTGCGCTGTGCCCTCTGGAATGTGCCACCTTTCGTTGAGGTACACGTTTCGGAGAGCAGCGGTGCGAGCGTCAGCGGGGGCTACGAGGGTCGCCTGCTTCTGGCCCTCGCCGAGCGGATGAATTTCTCCATAGCCGTGCGTCAGCTTCAGGCGAAAAGTGTCCGCGATGAGGCCCTGGAGTTG CTGCGGCGTCACGAGGCTGATCTGACGCTGGGCGGTATCCGGCAGACGGTGGACCGCAGCCTGTTGGCCACCTCTACGCACAACTACCACCAGAGCCGCGAGGTGTTCGGCATCCTGGACTCCAGCTTTGAGTTGAGTTCGCTCGACATCCTTTTCTATCCATACCGCCTGCAGATCTGGCTGGCCATTGTCGGGGTCCTGGCCCTGTCGGCGCTCCTGCAGCTGGCCATCGAACGGCTGCTGCGCGAGACGCGGCCCGAGTCCAGGCTCTGGCTGAATCTGGAGCTGATCTTTGTGGGTATGCCGCTGCTGAGGGCGCCACACTCGCACACCGGACGCCTCTACTGCCTCATGCTGATGCTGTACACACTGATCATTCGGACGGTGTACCAGGGCCTGCTCTATCATTTGATCCGCACCCACCAGCTGAACAGGTGGCCACAGTCCATCGATGCCCTGGTGCAGCAGAACTACACTGTGGTCTTAACGCCGTTGGTGCACGACGTGCTCTCCGAGATACCCAGCGTGCAGCACATGACCTTCCGCATTCTCACAGACGTCGAGGAGACGGTGCCTCTCGATTACTTGGCGGCCAATCCGCAAGAGCCACGCCTTGTCTCTGCCTCGGCCCTGGAAATGTACATCCACTTTAATCACCTGAGGGCGGAGCGGGCCCAGAGGATGAGCCAGAGGCTGGGGCAGCCCGTGGAGGCCGATCATTTCGAGATCATTGCCGAGGACATTGTGAGCCTGCAGATGACGATGTACCTCAGCAAGCACTCCTTTCTCATCGATCACCTGAACGAGGAGATCTTGTGGATGCGATCCGTGGGCCTGGTCTCCGTTTGGGCACGCTGGGAGCTCGTCGAGAGCTACCTTCGCAACGAGCAGGGATTCAAGGAGCTCGGTCTCGTGGAGCTCTACGCCATGTttctgctggtggtggtgggtcATGTCCTGAGTCTGCTCATCTTCCTCCTAGAGCTTCTCTCCCAGCGATTGGTTTCCCTGCAACGGCTGTTCTTGTAG